Proteins from one Oenanthe melanoleuca isolate GR-GAL-2019-014 chromosome 1, OMel1.0, whole genome shotgun sequence genomic window:
- the LOC130249673 gene encoding coagulation factor X-like, which translates to MGTAGHRGTKWLLPVVLLFLQMRQTDGNQCSSNPCHYGGQCKDGIGSYTCTCLDGYQGKNCEFVIPKFCRINNGDCEQFCSVRRDGRKDVVCSCADGYALAEDGKHCVATVKYPCGKVFVARRKRFVLSTVDYSNGRRDQGDSPANEMSAEKNFAITTESPTPPPDNRTRGRNPYATTRIVGGDDCRPGQCPWQAVLLNEEGEEFCGGTILNENFILTAAHCINQSKEIKVVVGEVDREKKEQSESTHTVDKIFVHSKFDAETYDNDIALLKLKEPIRFSEFIIAACLPKADFANEVLMNQKSGRVSGFGREFDDGKLPKKLKMLELPYVNTTTCKQSTNFLVTENMFCAGYDSEEKDACQGDSGGPHVTRYKDTYFVTGIVSWGEGCARKGKYGIYTKLSRFLRWVRTVMSV; encoded by the exons ATGGGCACGGCAGGTCATCGTGGGACAAAGTGGCTGCTTCCCGTTgtcctccttttccttcagaTGAGGCAGACAG ATGGGAACCAATGCAGTTCAAATCCTTGTCACTATGGTGGCCAGTGTAAAGATGGAATCGGTTCCTACACTTGCACATGCTTGGATGGTTATCAAGGCAAGAACTGTGAATTTG TCATCCCAAAGTTCTGCAGAATAAACAACGGGGACTGTGAGCAGTTCTGCAGCGTCCGGAGAGATGGACGGAAGGATGTGGTGTGCTCCTGTGCAGATGGCTATGCTCTGGCAGAGGATGGCAAGCACTGTGTTGCAACAG TAAAATACCCTTGTGGAAAAGTTTTTGTGGCAAGGAGAAAAAGGTTTGTTCTTTCAACTGTTGACTACAGCAATGGAAGAAGGGATCAAGGAGACTCTCCTGCAAATGAAATGAGTGCAGAGAAGAACTTTGCAATTACTACAGAAAGCCCAACCCCTCCACCTGACAACAGAACAAGAGGCAGGAATCCTTATGCCACTACCAGGATAGTTGGTGGGGATGATTGTCGTCCTGGCCAATGCCCATGGCAG GCTGTTCTGTTAAACGAGGAAGGAGAAGAGTTTTGTGGTGGAACTATtctgaatgaaaattttataCTTACTGCAGCTCACTGCATAAACCAATCCAAAGAAATCAAAGTTGTTGTTG GTGAAGTggacagggagaagaaagagcAGTCTGAATCGACGCACACTGTGGATAAAATATTTGTTCACTCCAAATTTGATGCGGAGACTTATGATAATGACATTGCGTTATTAAAGCTGAAGGAACCTATCAGGTTTTCAGAGTTCATCATCGCAGCGTGTCTCCCCAAAGCAGATTTTGCTAATGAAGTTCTGATGAACCAAAAGTCTGGGAGGGTTAGTGGCTTTGGGCGTGAATTTGATGATGGAAAACTTCCCAAAAAACTGAAGATGCTTGAACTCCCCTACGTTAACACAACCACTTGCAAGCAATCCACTAACTTCCTGGTAACAGAGAACATGTTCTGTGCTGGTTATGATTCAGAGGAAAAAGATGCTTGCCAAGGAGACAGTGGTGGCCCCCATGTGACCAGATATAAGGATACTTACTTTGTTACTGGAATTGTTAGCTGGGGTGAAGGATGTGCAAGGAAAGGCAAATATGGTATCTATACCAAACTGTCCCGGTTCTTGCGCTGGGTAAGAACAGTCATGAGTGTGTAG